The following are encoded in a window of Thermoanaerobacter ethanolicus JW 200 genomic DNA:
- a CDS encoding homoserine dehydrogenase → MKIKIGLLGLGTVGTGVYKLITSRGGHIRESTGVYPEIKKILVKNLNKPRKVKVEGLLTQNAEEILKDKEIKIVIEAIGGISPAYEYVKEALASGKHVITANKELIAKHGEELNEIAEKNRVFLKCEASVGGAIPILHQIDRLKITDEIDFVGGIINGTTNYILTKMTTEGRSYKEALKEAQQLGYAEANPDYDVKGFDALYKLAILMRKVFNINVPVNSITRKGIDEITTQDLNYINKWGYKIKLFAWGKKVKDGIFAGVEPVLVEENNILSRINDVNNAIILRGDSFGEYVFVGKGAGELPTGDAVVADLIDILLNYDIKDNKRINFLPIRQGSFTDTFYIRLETHKENILGLKKVLKFLKEQKVSIVESSYENGTFTAIVKMKKSVETFTEKLEKITEIKTIFKVLQEDITEEVSKFEDFVEVI, encoded by the coding sequence ATGAAAATAAAAATCGGATTATTAGGACTTGGAACAGTAGGAACAGGAGTATATAAATTGATAACTTCAAGAGGAGGTCATATAAGGGAGAGTACAGGGGTTTATCCTGAGATAAAGAAGATACTCGTGAAAAATCTCAATAAGCCAAGGAAAGTGAAGGTAGAAGGACTACTTACCCAAAATGCTGAAGAAATTTTGAAAGATAAAGAGATAAAAATAGTTATTGAAGCAATAGGAGGTATTTCTCCAGCTTACGAATATGTGAAGGAGGCTTTGGCTTCAGGGAAGCATGTAATCACTGCAAATAAAGAATTGATAGCTAAGCATGGAGAAGAATTAAATGAAATAGCAGAAAAGAATAGAGTATTTCTAAAATGTGAGGCAAGTGTAGGTGGGGCTATACCTATACTGCATCAAATTGATAGATTAAAAATTACAGATGAAATAGATTTTGTAGGCGGTATAATAAATGGCACTACTAATTATATTCTCACCAAAATGACTACTGAAGGTAGAAGTTATAAAGAAGCACTTAAAGAAGCCCAGCAATTAGGATATGCAGAAGCAAATCCCGATTATGACGTAAAAGGCTTTGATGCCCTTTATAAACTTGCTATATTAATGAGGAAAGTGTTCAATATAAACGTGCCAGTAAATTCTATAACCAGAAAAGGAATAGACGAAATCACGACTCAAGATTTAAATTACATCAATAAGTGGGGATATAAAATAAAATTATTTGCCTGGGGCAAAAAAGTCAAAGATGGCATCTTTGCAGGAGTGGAACCAGTTTTAGTCGAAGAAAATAATATTTTGTCAAGGATAAACGACGTAAATAATGCTATCATACTTAGAGGGGATAGTTTTGGTGAATATGTTTTTGTAGGAAAAGGTGCTGGAGAACTTCCTACAGGGGATGCTGTAGTGGCAGATTTAATTGATATATTGTTAAACTATGATATCAAAGATAATAAGAGGATAAACTTTCTTCCAATTCGTCAGGGAAGTTTTACAGATACTTTTTATATAAGGCTTGAAACTCATAAAGAAAATATTTTAGGTTTGAAAAAAGTTTTAAAGTTTTTAAAAGAACAAAAAGTATCAATTGTGGAATCTTCCTATGAAAACGGCACATTTACAGCTATTGTTAAAATGAAGAAAAGTGTTGAGACATTTACAGAAAAATTAGAAAAAATAACCGAGATAAAAACTATTTTTAAAGTTTTGCAAGAGGATATAACAGAAGAAGTAAGTAAATTTGAGGATTTTGTAGAAGTGATTTAA
- the thiC gene encoding phosphomethylpyrimidine synthase ThiC has protein sequence MTQLEYALSGIVTKEMKIVAEYEGVDEEFILEGVKKGEIVIPSNINHKNLIPKGIGRGLSTKVNANIGTSDAYPEIEKEIEKLNVAVKAGADAVMDLSTGGDINQSRRKILENSPVPVGTVPMYQAAVESISKYGSIVAMPEEFIFEVIEEQAKDGVDFITVHCGLTFESLKKLKDNGRVMDIVSRGGSFTIAWMLHNDKENPLYKHFDRLLDIAKKYDITLSLGDGLRPGCLEDATDAAQIQELIILGELVKKSREAGVQVMVEGPGHVPIDQIEANVKLQKQLCHNAPFYVLGPIVTDIAPGYDHITSAIGGAIAAASGADFLCYVTPAEHLGLPDKEDVKEGVIAAKIAAHAADIAKGVKGAKEKDLTMARARKALNWDDQIKLSIDPDKAFKYRVNKNISTAKTCSMCGKFCAMKIVSEYLGTSTMTC, from the coding sequence ATGACACAATTGGAATACGCCCTTTCAGGCATTGTCACAAAAGAGATGAAAATAGTCGCAGAGTATGAAGGAGTAGACGAAGAATTTATTTTAGAAGGAGTTAAAAAAGGAGAAATAGTAATACCATCAAACATCAACCACAAAAACCTCATTCCCAAAGGCATAGGAAGGGGTTTATCGACAAAAGTAAATGCCAATATAGGAACCTCTGATGCATACCCTGAAATTGAAAAAGAAATTGAAAAATTAAATGTTGCTGTAAAAGCTGGAGCAGATGCGGTAATGGATTTAAGCACAGGGGGCGACATTAACCAATCTCGTAGAAAAATACTTGAAAATTCCCCTGTCCCTGTAGGCACTGTCCCTATGTATCAAGCAGCTGTAGAATCTATATCCAAATACGGTAGCATTGTAGCTATGCCTGAAGAATTTATTTTTGAAGTTATAGAAGAACAAGCAAAAGACGGGGTTGATTTTATTACAGTCCACTGTGGTCTAACATTTGAATCATTGAAAAAGCTTAAAGACAACGGCCGAGTGATGGATATAGTAAGCCGCGGTGGCTCCTTTACAATTGCTTGGATGCTCCATAACGACAAAGAAAATCCTTTGTATAAACATTTTGATAGGCTCCTTGATATTGCTAAAAAATATGACATAACTCTAAGCTTAGGAGATGGACTGCGTCCAGGTTGTCTTGAAGATGCTACAGACGCAGCACAAATTCAAGAACTTATAATCCTTGGCGAATTGGTAAAGAAATCTCGAGAGGCAGGAGTTCAAGTTATGGTAGAAGGACCCGGGCATGTGCCAATTGACCAAATTGAAGCAAATGTAAAACTTCAAAAACAACTTTGTCACAACGCTCCTTTTTATGTGCTTGGCCCTATTGTGACTGATATAGCTCCTGGTTATGACCACATAACTTCAGCAATCGGAGGAGCAATTGCAGCAGCTTCTGGTGCTGATTTCCTTTGCTATGTTACACCCGCTGAACATCTCGGACTTCCAGACAAAGAAGATGTCAAAGAAGGCGTTATTGCAGCAAAAATAGCTGCCCATGCTGCAGATATCGCAAAAGGCGTAAAAGGTGCTAAAGAAAAAGATTTAACTATGGCTAGAGCTAGAAAAGCCTTAAACTGGGATGACCAAATAAAGCTTTCTATAGACCCTGATAAAGCTTTTAAATATCGCGTCAATAAAAACATATCTACAGCCAAAACTTGCAGTATGTGCGGAAAATTCTGCGCTATGAAAATTGTCAGTGAGTACCTTGGAACTTCAACTATGACTTGCTAA
- the rd gene encoding rubredoxin, whose protein sequence is MEKWQCTVCGYIYDPEEGDPSQGIEPGTPFEELPDDWVCPDCGVGKDMFEKM, encoded by the coding sequence ATGGAAAAGTGGCAGTGCACAGTATGCGGGTACATCTATGATCCAGAAGAAGGAGACCCATCACAAGGAATTGAACCAGGAACTCCTTTTGAAGAATTGCCTGATGATTGGGTCTGCCCGGACTGTGGAGTAGGAAAAGATATGTTTGAAAAAATGTGA
- a CDS encoding universal stress protein, with amino-acid sequence MSEGFRRLTPEEALEIIKKQQRGKLKIFLGYAPGVGKTYAMLNEGNRRLKRGQDVVIGYVETHGRKETEAQIGNLEIIPRKKIEYHGMILEEMDTDAIIARKPEVVLIDELAHTNAPGSKHKKRYEDVEEILRHGINVITTLNIQHLESLNDVIQQITGVAVRETIPDSIVDSADEIVAVDLTPDALLNRLKRGDIYPVSKVDECLSNFFRKGNLNALRELMLRLTAEEVDIELEEYMKEHGITDTWETNEKIMVCITPNPLSKKLIRRGARRARRFKCDWVVVYVNCTHFLAPKLTEKDKEVLESHFMLAKQLGAEVYTLTGKSVSDELLKFAKQMHITQIIIGHSQRSRLQTFFRGSTVIKLIKKAKNIEIHVIPYK; translated from the coding sequence ATGAGTGAAGGTTTTAGGAGGTTAACTCCTGAAGAAGCTTTAGAAATTATAAAAAAGCAACAGCGAGGAAAATTAAAAATATTCTTAGGATATGCTCCTGGTGTTGGAAAAACTTATGCAATGCTCAATGAAGGCAACAGGCGTCTTAAAAGAGGTCAAGATGTAGTAATAGGTTATGTGGAAACTCATGGAAGAAAAGAGACAGAAGCACAAATAGGAAATTTAGAAATAATCCCGCGAAAAAAAATTGAATACCACGGCATGATATTAGAAGAAATGGATACCGACGCCATAATTGCTCGTAAACCAGAAGTAGTTTTGATAGATGAATTGGCACATACGAATGCGCCTGGCTCTAAGCACAAAAAAAGATATGAAGATGTGGAAGAAATTTTGCGCCATGGAATAAATGTAATTACAACACTTAACATCCAACATTTAGAAAGTTTAAATGACGTTATTCAACAAATCACAGGTGTTGCTGTAAGAGAAACAATCCCTGACAGCATAGTCGATAGCGCAGATGAAATTGTTGCTGTAGATTTGACTCCTGATGCTTTGCTTAATCGATTAAAAAGAGGAGATATTTATCCAGTAAGCAAAGTCGATGAGTGTCTATCTAACTTTTTTAGAAAGGGAAATTTAAATGCTTTAAGAGAGTTAATGCTAAGACTTACCGCCGAAGAAGTAGATATAGAATTAGAAGAATATATGAAAGAGCATGGAATAACTGATACATGGGAAACAAATGAAAAAATAATGGTGTGTATAACACCAAATCCACTATCTAAAAAGCTTATAAGAAGGGGTGCAAGGAGAGCAAGAAGATTCAAATGTGATTGGGTAGTAGTGTATGTAAACTGTACACATTTTCTTGCACCTAAACTTACTGAAAAAGATAAAGAAGTTTTAGAAAGCCATTTTATGTTAGCAAAACAATTAGGAGCAGAAGTCTACACATTGACAGGAAAAAGCGTGTCTGATGAGCTTTTAAAATTTGCAAAGCAAATGCACATTACACAAATAATAATAGGGCATTCTCAAAGGTCAAGACTGCAAACCTTTTTTAGAGGTTCTACTGTTATAAAGTTAATTAAAAAAGCAAAAAATATAGAAATTCACGTAATACCTTATAAATAA
- a CDS encoding Na+/H+ antiporter NhaC family protein, with product MENKFRISLITFLLILAITMTMVLVFHQPPYIPLFISYIITFAIVLINGFSPQELVNMSIKGIKKGINVMIILLLIGALVALWKQNGTLPALIYYASHFLKPQAFLVVSFITTSIISMILGTAVGTASTIGIVIMGLAHGFSYSLPIVAGAVISGSFIGDRTSPLAGNVILLSDMGEIEQYNVLKSLFKTAIPTFVLTGLLYYLLSLHINISSPHTFDNLAAIILKNYKINFFLFLAPIMIITLAFFRISTKINLSIAVLLSYFVSLLNGYNPIDSLKVIMLGNISNIPEFKSIFSGGGMISIFPMIGVVTFATALSGILEGTGIIKAVFRKAQKIKNPKIAYLVTMLLSTLMAVITCNQALSVILPSRIMLDVFRNLNVKSDMMVRAIADSGMILAGIIPWNLAAMLPSAVLGVKVIDYLPYAYLNLLFPILSILIVFIESNKQYSNATIEEF from the coding sequence ATGGAAAACAAATTTAGAATCTCACTTATAACTTTTTTGTTAATTTTAGCAATAACCATGACAATGGTATTAGTTTTTCACCAACCTCCCTATATACCGCTTTTTATAAGCTATATAATAACCTTTGCTATTGTTTTGATAAACGGTTTTTCGCCTCAAGAACTTGTCAATATGTCAATTAAAGGAATTAAAAAAGGTATAAATGTGATGATTATACTCCTTTTGATAGGAGCCCTCGTTGCCTTGTGGAAACAGAATGGAACCCTTCCTGCTCTTATTTACTACGCCTCCCACTTTTTAAAACCACAAGCTTTTTTGGTGGTGTCTTTTATCACAACCTCTATTATCTCAATGATTTTAGGTACAGCTGTAGGAACCGCTAGTACTATTGGGATAGTAATAATGGGACTAGCCCATGGCTTTAGCTATTCTCTTCCAATAGTTGCTGGTGCAGTAATATCCGGTTCTTTTATAGGAGATAGGACTTCTCCCCTTGCAGGAAATGTTATTCTTCTGTCAGATATGGGAGAAATTGAACAATACAATGTACTTAAATCTCTTTTTAAAACCGCGATTCCTACTTTTGTATTAACTGGTTTATTGTACTATCTTTTAAGTCTTCACATTAATATTTCTTCGCCGCACACCTTTGACAATCTTGCAGCTATAATTTTGAAAAATTATAAAATAAACTTTTTCTTGTTTTTAGCTCCTATAATGATTATAACGTTGGCTTTTTTCAGGATTTCTACAAAGATAAATCTTTCAATTGCTGTCCTTCTCTCCTACTTTGTCTCTTTACTAAATGGTTATAACCCTATAGATTCTTTAAAAGTCATTATGTTGGGAAATATATCTAATATTCCAGAATTTAAATCTATCTTTTCAGGAGGAGGTATGATTTCAATCTTCCCAATGATAGGAGTAGTAACCTTTGCTACCGCTCTCTCTGGAATATTAGAAGGGACAGGAATTATAAAAGCAGTTTTTAGAAAAGCCCAAAAAATTAAAAACCCTAAAATTGCCTATTTGGTCACAATGTTATTAAGCACTTTAATGGCAGTAATAACTTGCAATCAAGCCCTTTCTGTAATTTTACCTTCCCGCATAATGTTAGACGTATTTAGAAATCTTAACGTAAAAAGTGATATGATGGTAAGAGCAATAGCAGATTCAGGCATGATACTTGCCGGTATAATACCTTGGAATTTAGCAGCAATGCTTCCTTCTGCAGTTTTAGGAGTAAAAGTCATTGACTATCTTCCCTATGCTTATTTAAATCTATTATTCCCTATATTATCAATACTTATCGTGTTTATAGAAAGTAATAAACAATATAGCAATGCTACAATAGAAGAATTTTAA
- a CDS encoding 6-phosphofructokinase, translating to MYTKSNCLIAQSGGPTAVINSSLYGAIMEASRSEKIGKVYGGINGIEGIIKGNIIDIFDIPYERIKQMRFSPAAALGSCRYRLKDYLEDEEEYKKLIEIFKKYNIKYFFYIGGNDSMDAVDKVSKYAREIGFEINVIGIPKTIDNDLMFTDHSPGFGSAAKYIATTTLELALDAEVYETKTINVLEVMGRNAGWLTASSALVKERLPHLKQLIYLPEIPFNEERFLEDVNKAYKEYGNVFITVSEGLMDEKGNYIGRKENAYHKDAFGHPQLGGVGDYIEKLVKEKIYKRVKMTRLGVTQRCAMHLASKVDFEEAEMLGREAVKYALCGETGKMISLVRERNYQYTVKTDIVDVDKVCNKEKKVPLNWINEEGNYVTEEFFDYARPLIQGEVKVPMVEGLPYYTNLKYAI from the coding sequence ATGTATACTAAAAGCAATTGTCTTATAGCACAATCGGGTGGTCCTACAGCTGTTATTAATTCCAGTCTGTATGGAGCTATAATGGAAGCTTCACGCTCGGAGAAAATTGGTAAAGTTTATGGTGGGATAAACGGCATAGAAGGTATAATAAAAGGCAATATTATTGACATATTTGATATTCCCTATGAAAGAATAAAACAAATGAGATTTAGCCCTGCGGCTGCATTAGGGTCGTGCCGATATAGGTTAAAAGACTATTTAGAGGATGAAGAGGAATACAAAAAGTTAATAGAAATTTTTAAGAAATACAACATTAAATATTTTTTCTACATAGGTGGCAATGATTCTATGGATGCCGTTGACAAAGTCAGTAAATATGCAAGAGAAATAGGTTTTGAAATAAATGTAATTGGAATTCCTAAGACTATTGATAACGATTTGATGTTTACAGATCATTCTCCTGGTTTTGGAAGTGCGGCAAAATATATAGCCACAACTACTTTAGAACTTGCTTTAGATGCGGAAGTGTATGAGACTAAGACAATTAACGTACTCGAAGTGATGGGCAGAAATGCAGGTTGGCTTACCGCTTCTTCTGCTTTGGTTAAAGAAAGATTGCCCCATTTGAAACAACTTATTTATCTTCCTGAGATACCTTTTAATGAGGAAAGATTTTTAGAGGATGTAAATAAAGCTTATAAGGAATATGGCAATGTCTTTATAACTGTATCAGAAGGACTTATGGATGAAAAAGGGAATTACATTGGAAGAAAAGAAAATGCTTATCATAAAGATGCTTTTGGTCATCCTCAACTGGGAGGAGTAGGAGACTATATAGAAAAGCTTGTAAAAGAGAAAATATATAAACGTGTCAAAATGACCAGACTTGGTGTAACGCAAAGATGTGCAATGCACTTGGCATCTAAAGTGGATTTTGAAGAAGCTGAAATGTTGGGGAGGGAAGCAGTAAAGTATGCGTTATGTGGTGAAACCGGGAAAATGATAAGCCTTGTAAGAGAAAGAAATTACCAATACACTGTTAAAACGGATATTGTAGATGTTGATAAAGTGTGTAACAAGGAGAAAAAAGTGCCTTTAAATTGGATAAATGAAGAAGGTAATTATGTCACTGAAGAATTTTTTGATTATGCAAGACCCCTTATACAAGGAGAAGTGAAGGTCCCTATGGTAGAAGGGCTACCTTATTATACAAACTTAAAATATGCGATATAA
- a CDS encoding ferredoxin domain-containing protein, whose product MDVIELAAHLMALSARTAPKATGKDFIETKVITGEDLVMLKEDMMKYGEESGKKNFDRDAKNVANSSAVLLISLNKPEKVGLNCGACGYNLCTSLRDFREGTEFAGPICAWRLIDLGIAVGSAVKTASLLNVDNRVMYRIGVSARRLKLIEGEIVIGIPLSATGKNIYFDR is encoded by the coding sequence ATGGATGTAATTGAATTAGCTGCTCATTTGATGGCATTATCAGCGAGAACAGCACCTAAAGCAACTGGAAAAGACTTTATAGAAACAAAAGTAATTACAGGTGAAGACCTCGTAATGTTAAAAGAGGATATGATGAAATATGGCGAAGAATCCGGAAAGAAAAATTTTGACAGGGATGCAAAAAACGTCGCTAACTCCAGTGCAGTACTTTTAATTTCATTAAATAAACCAGAAAAAGTTGGACTAAATTGCGGCGCCTGCGGTTATAATCTTTGCACTAGTCTAAGGGATTTTAGAGAAGGTACAGAATTCGCAGGTCCCATATGTGCCTGGAGGCTCATCGACTTAGGAATAGCAGTAGGGTCTGCAGTTAAAACCGCCAGTCTCTTGAATGTGGATAATCGAGTTATGTATAGAATAGGTGTAAGTGCAAGAAGGTTAAAATTAATTGAAGGAGAAATTGTTATAGGCATTCCTCTTTCTGCTACAGGCAAAAACATATACTTTGATAGATAA
- a CDS encoding tyrosine-type recombinase/integrase, with protein MEEIVILGGQKRYLLVDDDGEPVESVYRFLKFKDNAGKARNTLRAYCYHLKEFFEFLQQKDRDYRDISIDDMAEFMRWLQTPHRNVKVSSIKPSQDVLQANTVNAYISSVIEFYDYLMKIDDYSIQLSQRLKKQIPGSRREFKDFLYHINKNRDYNTKILKVKVPKKRPKTISKEKIAILIDACSNLRDKFLIQLLWESGFRIGECLSLWLEDFIIDARKIDLKDRGELPNLADIKTVCSPRRIDVSADLMNLYMDYVAEYHTDEVDTNHVFIKLSGKNKYQPMEYPDVASLFKRLREKTGIYVTPHMFRHSHFDTLRKQGWGFEKIKQRGGWSNVQTPMQIYSHPDEEEMRKDWEQAEKRMKLKNKTKENDKK; from the coding sequence GTGGAGGAAATAGTTATACTAGGAGGACAGAAGCGATACTTGCTTGTTGATGATGACGGTGAGCCAGTAGAGTCAGTGTATAGGTTTTTAAAATTTAAAGATAATGCTGGAAAAGCAAGGAACACTCTTCGTGCATACTGTTATCATTTGAAGGAGTTTTTTGAGTTTCTTCAACAAAAAGACAGAGATTATCGTGATATAAGCATAGACGATATGGCAGAGTTCATGAGATGGCTACAAACACCACATAGGAATGTAAAAGTATCATCAATAAAGCCTTCGCAAGATGTTTTACAAGCAAATACTGTTAATGCCTACATATCAAGTGTTATTGAGTTTTATGACTATCTAATGAAGATTGATGATTATTCTATACAATTATCTCAAAGGCTTAAAAAGCAGATACCAGGTTCTCGGAGAGAATTTAAGGATTTCTTATATCATATTAACAAGAACAGGGATTACAATACGAAAATTTTAAAGGTTAAAGTCCCAAAAAAACGCCCAAAAACCATTTCAAAAGAGAAAATCGCTATATTGATAGATGCTTGTTCTAATTTGAGGGACAAGTTCCTTATACAACTGCTCTGGGAAAGTGGATTCCGTATAGGTGAGTGTTTATCCTTATGGCTTGAGGATTTCATCATTGATGCAAGGAAGATTGACCTTAAAGACAGGGGTGAATTGCCTAACCTTGCTGATATTAAAACAGTTTGCAGTCCAAGAAGGATAGATGTATCTGCTGACCTAATGAACCTGTATATGGACTATGTTGCAGAGTATCACACTGATGAAGTAGATACAAACCATGTCTTTATTAAACTTTCAGGAAAAAACAAGTATCAACCTATGGAATATCCTGATGTGGCTTCACTATTTAAAAGGTTACGTGAAAAAACGGGCATATATGTAACTCCCCATATGTTTCGTCACAGTCATTTTGATACACTTCGGAAGCAAGGTTGGGGATTTGAAAAGATTAAGCAACGTGGCGGATGGTCGAATGTTCAAACACCTATGCAGATATATTCACATCCAGACGAAGAAGAAATGCGTAAAGACTGGGAACAGGCTGAAAAACGTATGAAGTTAAAAAATAAAACCAAGGAGAATGATAAAAAGTGA